From the genome of Manduca sexta isolate Smith_Timp_Sample1 chromosome 14, JHU_Msex_v1.0, whole genome shotgun sequence, one region includes:
- the LOC115445242 gene encoding unconventional myosin IC isoform X2, protein MWLQRPVSVQGVMEHALQHRERVGVQDFVLLEDFRSEAAFIDNLKKRFHENIIYTYIGNVLISVNPYKNLPIYTEEKTKLYFQKAFFEAPPHVFAIADNAYRSLVYEHREQCILISGESGSGKTEASKKVLEYIAARTNHLHNVETVKDKLLQTNPLLEAFGNAKTHRNDNSSRFGKYMDIQFNYEGAPEGGHILNYLLEKSRVVSQMAGERNFHIFYQLLAGGDQELLKHLKLQGRPETYKYTPDSASNQSQRNTDVEQFRIVQEAMKVIEIGASEQREIFEIIASVLHLGNVKFVQNDKGYAEILSHDANSGNTAELLKVNANKLREALTHRTIDARGDVVQTPLDIEQAQYARDALAKAIYDKHFSWLVSRLNASLTPKEKDLRSSVIGILDIYGFEIFPKNSFEQFCINFCNEKLQQLFIELTLKQEQEEYLREGIEWEPVEYFNNIVICDLIEAKHKGIISILDDECLRPGDATDASFLEKLTQHLDGHQHYKSHRKADIKTQKIMGRDEFCLVHYAGEVTYNVNTFLEKNNDLLYRDVQSLMASSHNTIVESCFKDINLRSKKRPETAITQFKNSLNDLIKILSSKEPSYIRCIKPNDFKAPMQFDEKLISHQVKYLGLMENLRVRRAGFAYRRTYEAFLERYKCLSAETWPNFRGPAREGVQKLVEALKFEKEEYRMGNTKIFIRFPKTLFETEDAYQLKKNDIATIIQSRWRGYWQRKQYLKMRNAAIVIQKWVRRFLAQKLRERRKKAAEVIRAFIKGFITRNGPETPENRRFLGIAKVHWLKRLATRLPTKVLDLSWPPCPATCLAASQALHRMHRAHLARKYRLALSEEDKKQFQLKVLAEKMFKGKKNSYQSSIAERFSDDRMTPEHRILRNTFMASPSWPTGEQLMYSCEAVKYDRRGYKPRDRSLLASDKALYVLDASGRKTFKLKHRLPLDKLRVVITNESDSLLLIKIPQDLKKDKGDLIISVTHLIEALTIVTDYTKKPEIIEIVDTRTIAHNLVNGKQGGTIEVTKGPQPAIQRAKSGNLLVVASP, encoded by the exons atgTG GCTTCAGCGGCCAGTATCAGTCCAAGGCGTGATGGAGCACGCACTACAGCACCGGGAGCGCGTCGGAGTCCAGGACTTCGTCCTGCTGGAAGACTTCAGATCCGAGGCCGCCTTTATCGACAATCTGAAGAAGCGGTTCCATGagaacattatttat ACTTACATCGGCAACGTACTGATCTCCGTGAACCCTTACAAGAACTTGCCGATCTACACCGAAGAGAAGACCAAGCTTTACTTCCAGAAGGCGTTCTTCGAAGCACCACCCCACGT CTTCGCTATCGCCGACAATGCCTACCGTTCGCTGGTTTACGAACATAGAGAGCAATGTATTCTTATTTCTG GCGAGTCCGGCTCAGGAAAGACGGAAGCGTCCAAAAAGGTCCTCGAATACATCGCGGCCAGGACAAACCATCTCCACAACGTAGAGACAGTGAAAGACAAGCTTCTGCAGACGAACCCACTGCTTGAGGCTTTTGGCAATGCCAAGACCCACAGGAATGACAACTCTAGTCGTTTCGGCAAATACATGGACATTCAGTTCAATTATGAAGGGGCTCCCGAGGGTGGGCATATCCTGAATTATCTCCTAGAGAAGTCCCGTGTGGTTAGCCAAATGGCTGGCGAGAGGAACTTCCATATCTTCTATCAGCTACTGGCTGGTGGCGATCAGGAGCTGCTGAAGCATCTGAAGCTCCAGGGTAGACCCGAGACTTACAAATACACTCCGGATTCG GCATCAAACCAGAGTCAAAGGAACACAGACGTGGAGCAGTTCAGGATCGTACAGGAGGCGATGAAAGTGATCGAGATCGGAGCGAGTGAGCAGCGAGAGATCTTCGAGATCATAGCCAGCGTGCTGCATCTCGGCAACGTGAAGTTCGTGCAGAACGACAAGGGATACGCTGAGATCCTGAGTCATGATGCAAACAGCGGGAACACTGCTGAG CTCTTAAAAGTAAACGCGAACAAACTCCGTGAAGCTCTGACCCACCGCACCATCGATGCGCGTGGTGACGTTGTCCAAACTCCCTTGGACATTGAGCAGGCGCAATACGCGAGAGATGCCCTCGCCAAAGCCATCTACGACAAGCACTTCAGCTGGCTGGTGTCGCGCCTCAACGCCTCCCTCACTCCCAAGGAGAAGGACTTGAGATCCTCAGTCATCGGTATCCTCGATATCTATGGATTTGAGATTTTCCCTAAGAATAG TTTCGAGCAGTTCTGCATAAACTTCTGCAACGAGAAGCTCCAGCAGCTGTTCATAGAGCTGACCCTGAAGCAGGAGCAGGAGGAGTACCTGCGCGAAGGCATCGAGTGGGAACCCGTCGAGTACTTCAACAACATCGTCATCTGCGATCTCATTGAGGCCAAGCATAAAG GTATAATCTCGATCCTGGACGATGAGTGCCTCCGCCCTGGAGACGCGACCGACGCCAGCTTCCTGGAGAAACTGACGCAGCACCTTGACGGTCACCAGCACTACAAGTCGCATCGCAAGGCAGACATCAAGACGCAGAAGATCATGGGCAGGGAT GAGTTCTGCCTGGTCCACTACGCCGGCGAGGTGACGTACAACGTGAACACGTTCCTGGAGAAGAACAACGACCTGCTGTACCGCGACGTGCAGAGCCTCATGGCCTCCAGCCACAACACCATCGTCGAGAGCTGCTTCAAG GACATCAACCTTCGCAGCAAGAAGCGTCCGGAAACCGCCATTACGCAGTTCAAGAACTCGCTCAACGACCTCATCAAGATCCTGAGCAGCAAGGAGCCTTCCTACATCAGGTGCATCAAGCCTAATGACTTCAAGGCTCCCA tgCAATTCGACGAGAAGCTGATATCTCACCAGGTGAAATACCTCGGGCTCATGGAGAACCTGCGCGTGCGCCGTGCCGGCTTCGCGTACAGGAGGACCTACGAGGCCTTCCTGGAGAG ATACAAGTGTTTGAGCGCCGAGACTTGGCCCAACTTCCGCGGTCCGGCGAGGGAAGGAGTCCAGAAACTGGTGGAAGCACTTAAATTCGAAAAAGAGGAATACAGGATGGGCAA CACCAAAATCTTCATCCGCTTCCCGAAGACCCTGTTCGAAACAGAAGACGCGTATCAGCTGAAGAAGAATGACATCGCGACCATCATCCAGAGCCGCTGGAGAGGCTACTGGCAGAGGAAGCAGTACCTCAAGATGCGCAATGCTGCCATCGTCATACAGAAGTGGGTGAGGAGGTTCCTCGCCCAGAAGCTTAGGGAGAGGAGGAAGAAGGCTGCTGAGGTTATCAGAGCGTTTATTAAAG GCTTCATCACCCGTAACGGTCCCGAGACACCCGAAAACCGTCGCTTCCTCGGCATTGCCAAGGTGCATTGGCTGAAGCGACTCGCCACCAGGCTGCCGACCAAGGTCCTGGACCTGTCCTGGCCGCCGTGCCCCGCCACGTGCCTGGCGGCGTCGCAGGCGCTACACCGGATGCACCGCGCCCACCTCGCCAGGAAGTACCGCCTGGCGCTCTCCGAGGAGGACAAGAAGCAGTTCCAGCTGAAGGTGTTGGCTGAGAAGATGTTTAAGG GCAAGAAGAACAGCTACCAGAGCAGCATCGCGGAGCGGTTCAGCGACGACCGCATGACTCCGGAGCACCGCATCCTCAGGAACACGTTCATGGCCTCGCCTTCCTGGCCCACCGGCGAGCAGCTCATG TACTCGTGCGAGGCTGTGAAGTACGACCGGCGCGGGTACAAGCCGCGCGACCGCTCGCTGCTGGCGTCGGACAAGGCGCTGTACGTGCTGGACGCCAGCGGACGCAAGACCTTCAAGCTCAAGCACCGCCTCCCGCTCGACAAGCTGCGCGTCGTCATCACCAACGAGTCCGACTCGCTGCTGCTCATCAAGATACCGCAGGACCTTAAGAAGGACAAG GGTGACCTCATTATCTCGGTGACGCATCTCATCGAGGCGCTGACCATCGTCACCGACTATACCAAGAAGCCAGAGATCATCGAAATCGTCGACACTAGAAC CATTGCCCACAACTTGGTGAACGGCAAGCAGGGCGGCACCATCGAGGTCACCAAGGGTCCTCAGCCAGCCATCCAACGTGCCAAGAGCGGCAACCTGCTTGTG GTTGCATCGCCATGA
- the LOC115445242 gene encoding unconventional myosin IC isoform X1: MTQQDSVVVSKSSTQNAVQVVENAGDSSLLSPAPNKSLQRPVSVQGVMEHALQHRERVGVQDFVLLEDFRSEAAFIDNLKKRFHENIIYTYIGNVLISVNPYKNLPIYTEEKTKLYFQKAFFEAPPHVFAIADNAYRSLVYEHREQCILISGESGSGKTEASKKVLEYIAARTNHLHNVETVKDKLLQTNPLLEAFGNAKTHRNDNSSRFGKYMDIQFNYEGAPEGGHILNYLLEKSRVVSQMAGERNFHIFYQLLAGGDQELLKHLKLQGRPETYKYTPDSASNQSQRNTDVEQFRIVQEAMKVIEIGASEQREIFEIIASVLHLGNVKFVQNDKGYAEILSHDANSGNTAELLKVNANKLREALTHRTIDARGDVVQTPLDIEQAQYARDALAKAIYDKHFSWLVSRLNASLTPKEKDLRSSVIGILDIYGFEIFPKNSFEQFCINFCNEKLQQLFIELTLKQEQEEYLREGIEWEPVEYFNNIVICDLIEAKHKGIISILDDECLRPGDATDASFLEKLTQHLDGHQHYKSHRKADIKTQKIMGRDEFCLVHYAGEVTYNVNTFLEKNNDLLYRDVQSLMASSHNTIVESCFKDINLRSKKRPETAITQFKNSLNDLIKILSSKEPSYIRCIKPNDFKAPMQFDEKLISHQVKYLGLMENLRVRRAGFAYRRTYEAFLERYKCLSAETWPNFRGPAREGVQKLVEALKFEKEEYRMGNTKIFIRFPKTLFETEDAYQLKKNDIATIIQSRWRGYWQRKQYLKMRNAAIVIQKWVRRFLAQKLRERRKKAAEVIRAFIKGFITRNGPETPENRRFLGIAKVHWLKRLATRLPTKVLDLSWPPCPATCLAASQALHRMHRAHLARKYRLALSEEDKKQFQLKVLAEKMFKGKKNSYQSSIAERFSDDRMTPEHRILRNTFMASPSWPTGEQLMYSCEAVKYDRRGYKPRDRSLLASDKALYVLDASGRKTFKLKHRLPLDKLRVVITNESDSLLLIKIPQDLKKDKGDLIISVTHLIEALTIVTDYTKKPEIIEIVDTRTIAHNLVNGKQGGTIEVTKGPQPAIQRAKSGNLLVVASP; encoded by the exons GCTTCAGCGGCCAGTATCAGTCCAAGGCGTGATGGAGCACGCACTACAGCACCGGGAGCGCGTCGGAGTCCAGGACTTCGTCCTGCTGGAAGACTTCAGATCCGAGGCCGCCTTTATCGACAATCTGAAGAAGCGGTTCCATGagaacattatttat ACTTACATCGGCAACGTACTGATCTCCGTGAACCCTTACAAGAACTTGCCGATCTACACCGAAGAGAAGACCAAGCTTTACTTCCAGAAGGCGTTCTTCGAAGCACCACCCCACGT CTTCGCTATCGCCGACAATGCCTACCGTTCGCTGGTTTACGAACATAGAGAGCAATGTATTCTTATTTCTG GCGAGTCCGGCTCAGGAAAGACGGAAGCGTCCAAAAAGGTCCTCGAATACATCGCGGCCAGGACAAACCATCTCCACAACGTAGAGACAGTGAAAGACAAGCTTCTGCAGACGAACCCACTGCTTGAGGCTTTTGGCAATGCCAAGACCCACAGGAATGACAACTCTAGTCGTTTCGGCAAATACATGGACATTCAGTTCAATTATGAAGGGGCTCCCGAGGGTGGGCATATCCTGAATTATCTCCTAGAGAAGTCCCGTGTGGTTAGCCAAATGGCTGGCGAGAGGAACTTCCATATCTTCTATCAGCTACTGGCTGGTGGCGATCAGGAGCTGCTGAAGCATCTGAAGCTCCAGGGTAGACCCGAGACTTACAAATACACTCCGGATTCG GCATCAAACCAGAGTCAAAGGAACACAGACGTGGAGCAGTTCAGGATCGTACAGGAGGCGATGAAAGTGATCGAGATCGGAGCGAGTGAGCAGCGAGAGATCTTCGAGATCATAGCCAGCGTGCTGCATCTCGGCAACGTGAAGTTCGTGCAGAACGACAAGGGATACGCTGAGATCCTGAGTCATGATGCAAACAGCGGGAACACTGCTGAG CTCTTAAAAGTAAACGCGAACAAACTCCGTGAAGCTCTGACCCACCGCACCATCGATGCGCGTGGTGACGTTGTCCAAACTCCCTTGGACATTGAGCAGGCGCAATACGCGAGAGATGCCCTCGCCAAAGCCATCTACGACAAGCACTTCAGCTGGCTGGTGTCGCGCCTCAACGCCTCCCTCACTCCCAAGGAGAAGGACTTGAGATCCTCAGTCATCGGTATCCTCGATATCTATGGATTTGAGATTTTCCCTAAGAATAG TTTCGAGCAGTTCTGCATAAACTTCTGCAACGAGAAGCTCCAGCAGCTGTTCATAGAGCTGACCCTGAAGCAGGAGCAGGAGGAGTACCTGCGCGAAGGCATCGAGTGGGAACCCGTCGAGTACTTCAACAACATCGTCATCTGCGATCTCATTGAGGCCAAGCATAAAG GTATAATCTCGATCCTGGACGATGAGTGCCTCCGCCCTGGAGACGCGACCGACGCCAGCTTCCTGGAGAAACTGACGCAGCACCTTGACGGTCACCAGCACTACAAGTCGCATCGCAAGGCAGACATCAAGACGCAGAAGATCATGGGCAGGGAT GAGTTCTGCCTGGTCCACTACGCCGGCGAGGTGACGTACAACGTGAACACGTTCCTGGAGAAGAACAACGACCTGCTGTACCGCGACGTGCAGAGCCTCATGGCCTCCAGCCACAACACCATCGTCGAGAGCTGCTTCAAG GACATCAACCTTCGCAGCAAGAAGCGTCCGGAAACCGCCATTACGCAGTTCAAGAACTCGCTCAACGACCTCATCAAGATCCTGAGCAGCAAGGAGCCTTCCTACATCAGGTGCATCAAGCCTAATGACTTCAAGGCTCCCA tgCAATTCGACGAGAAGCTGATATCTCACCAGGTGAAATACCTCGGGCTCATGGAGAACCTGCGCGTGCGCCGTGCCGGCTTCGCGTACAGGAGGACCTACGAGGCCTTCCTGGAGAG ATACAAGTGTTTGAGCGCCGAGACTTGGCCCAACTTCCGCGGTCCGGCGAGGGAAGGAGTCCAGAAACTGGTGGAAGCACTTAAATTCGAAAAAGAGGAATACAGGATGGGCAA CACCAAAATCTTCATCCGCTTCCCGAAGACCCTGTTCGAAACAGAAGACGCGTATCAGCTGAAGAAGAATGACATCGCGACCATCATCCAGAGCCGCTGGAGAGGCTACTGGCAGAGGAAGCAGTACCTCAAGATGCGCAATGCTGCCATCGTCATACAGAAGTGGGTGAGGAGGTTCCTCGCCCAGAAGCTTAGGGAGAGGAGGAAGAAGGCTGCTGAGGTTATCAGAGCGTTTATTAAAG GCTTCATCACCCGTAACGGTCCCGAGACACCCGAAAACCGTCGCTTCCTCGGCATTGCCAAGGTGCATTGGCTGAAGCGACTCGCCACCAGGCTGCCGACCAAGGTCCTGGACCTGTCCTGGCCGCCGTGCCCCGCCACGTGCCTGGCGGCGTCGCAGGCGCTACACCGGATGCACCGCGCCCACCTCGCCAGGAAGTACCGCCTGGCGCTCTCCGAGGAGGACAAGAAGCAGTTCCAGCTGAAGGTGTTGGCTGAGAAGATGTTTAAGG GCAAGAAGAACAGCTACCAGAGCAGCATCGCGGAGCGGTTCAGCGACGACCGCATGACTCCGGAGCACCGCATCCTCAGGAACACGTTCATGGCCTCGCCTTCCTGGCCCACCGGCGAGCAGCTCATG TACTCGTGCGAGGCTGTGAAGTACGACCGGCGCGGGTACAAGCCGCGCGACCGCTCGCTGCTGGCGTCGGACAAGGCGCTGTACGTGCTGGACGCCAGCGGACGCAAGACCTTCAAGCTCAAGCACCGCCTCCCGCTCGACAAGCTGCGCGTCGTCATCACCAACGAGTCCGACTCGCTGCTGCTCATCAAGATACCGCAGGACCTTAAGAAGGACAAG GGTGACCTCATTATCTCGGTGACGCATCTCATCGAGGCGCTGACCATCGTCACCGACTATACCAAGAAGCCAGAGATCATCGAAATCGTCGACACTAGAAC CATTGCCCACAACTTGGTGAACGGCAAGCAGGGCGGCACCATCGAGGTCACCAAGGGTCCTCAGCCAGCCATCCAACGTGCCAAGAGCGGCAACCTGCTTGTG GTTGCATCGCCATGA
- the LOC115445242 gene encoding unconventional myosin IC isoform X3 gives MEHALQHRERVGVQDFVLLEDFRSEAAFIDNLKKRFHENIIYTYIGNVLISVNPYKNLPIYTEEKTKLYFQKAFFEAPPHVFAIADNAYRSLVYEHREQCILISGESGSGKTEASKKVLEYIAARTNHLHNVETVKDKLLQTNPLLEAFGNAKTHRNDNSSRFGKYMDIQFNYEGAPEGGHILNYLLEKSRVVSQMAGERNFHIFYQLLAGGDQELLKHLKLQGRPETYKYTPDSASNQSQRNTDVEQFRIVQEAMKVIEIGASEQREIFEIIASVLHLGNVKFVQNDKGYAEILSHDANSGNTAELLKVNANKLREALTHRTIDARGDVVQTPLDIEQAQYARDALAKAIYDKHFSWLVSRLNASLTPKEKDLRSSVIGILDIYGFEIFPKNSFEQFCINFCNEKLQQLFIELTLKQEQEEYLREGIEWEPVEYFNNIVICDLIEAKHKGIISILDDECLRPGDATDASFLEKLTQHLDGHQHYKSHRKADIKTQKIMGRDEFCLVHYAGEVTYNVNTFLEKNNDLLYRDVQSLMASSHNTIVESCFKDINLRSKKRPETAITQFKNSLNDLIKILSSKEPSYIRCIKPNDFKAPMQFDEKLISHQVKYLGLMENLRVRRAGFAYRRTYEAFLERYKCLSAETWPNFRGPAREGVQKLVEALKFEKEEYRMGNTKIFIRFPKTLFETEDAYQLKKNDIATIIQSRWRGYWQRKQYLKMRNAAIVIQKWVRRFLAQKLRERRKKAAEVIRAFIKGFITRNGPETPENRRFLGIAKVHWLKRLATRLPTKVLDLSWPPCPATCLAASQALHRMHRAHLARKYRLALSEEDKKQFQLKVLAEKMFKGKKNSYQSSIAERFSDDRMTPEHRILRNTFMASPSWPTGEQLMYSCEAVKYDRRGYKPRDRSLLASDKALYVLDASGRKTFKLKHRLPLDKLRVVITNESDSLLLIKIPQDLKKDKGDLIISVTHLIEALTIVTDYTKKPEIIEIVDTRTIAHNLVNGKQGGTIEVTKGPQPAIQRAKSGNLLVVASP, from the exons ATGGAGCACGCACTACAGCACCGGGAGCGCGTCGGAGTCCAGGACTTCGTCCTGCTGGAAGACTTCAGATCCGAGGCCGCCTTTATCGACAATCTGAAGAAGCGGTTCCATGagaacattatttat ACTTACATCGGCAACGTACTGATCTCCGTGAACCCTTACAAGAACTTGCCGATCTACACCGAAGAGAAGACCAAGCTTTACTTCCAGAAGGCGTTCTTCGAAGCACCACCCCACGT CTTCGCTATCGCCGACAATGCCTACCGTTCGCTGGTTTACGAACATAGAGAGCAATGTATTCTTATTTCTG GCGAGTCCGGCTCAGGAAAGACGGAAGCGTCCAAAAAGGTCCTCGAATACATCGCGGCCAGGACAAACCATCTCCACAACGTAGAGACAGTGAAAGACAAGCTTCTGCAGACGAACCCACTGCTTGAGGCTTTTGGCAATGCCAAGACCCACAGGAATGACAACTCTAGTCGTTTCGGCAAATACATGGACATTCAGTTCAATTATGAAGGGGCTCCCGAGGGTGGGCATATCCTGAATTATCTCCTAGAGAAGTCCCGTGTGGTTAGCCAAATGGCTGGCGAGAGGAACTTCCATATCTTCTATCAGCTACTGGCTGGTGGCGATCAGGAGCTGCTGAAGCATCTGAAGCTCCAGGGTAGACCCGAGACTTACAAATACACTCCGGATTCG GCATCAAACCAGAGTCAAAGGAACACAGACGTGGAGCAGTTCAGGATCGTACAGGAGGCGATGAAAGTGATCGAGATCGGAGCGAGTGAGCAGCGAGAGATCTTCGAGATCATAGCCAGCGTGCTGCATCTCGGCAACGTGAAGTTCGTGCAGAACGACAAGGGATACGCTGAGATCCTGAGTCATGATGCAAACAGCGGGAACACTGCTGAG CTCTTAAAAGTAAACGCGAACAAACTCCGTGAAGCTCTGACCCACCGCACCATCGATGCGCGTGGTGACGTTGTCCAAACTCCCTTGGACATTGAGCAGGCGCAATACGCGAGAGATGCCCTCGCCAAAGCCATCTACGACAAGCACTTCAGCTGGCTGGTGTCGCGCCTCAACGCCTCCCTCACTCCCAAGGAGAAGGACTTGAGATCCTCAGTCATCGGTATCCTCGATATCTATGGATTTGAGATTTTCCCTAAGAATAG TTTCGAGCAGTTCTGCATAAACTTCTGCAACGAGAAGCTCCAGCAGCTGTTCATAGAGCTGACCCTGAAGCAGGAGCAGGAGGAGTACCTGCGCGAAGGCATCGAGTGGGAACCCGTCGAGTACTTCAACAACATCGTCATCTGCGATCTCATTGAGGCCAAGCATAAAG GTATAATCTCGATCCTGGACGATGAGTGCCTCCGCCCTGGAGACGCGACCGACGCCAGCTTCCTGGAGAAACTGACGCAGCACCTTGACGGTCACCAGCACTACAAGTCGCATCGCAAGGCAGACATCAAGACGCAGAAGATCATGGGCAGGGAT GAGTTCTGCCTGGTCCACTACGCCGGCGAGGTGACGTACAACGTGAACACGTTCCTGGAGAAGAACAACGACCTGCTGTACCGCGACGTGCAGAGCCTCATGGCCTCCAGCCACAACACCATCGTCGAGAGCTGCTTCAAG GACATCAACCTTCGCAGCAAGAAGCGTCCGGAAACCGCCATTACGCAGTTCAAGAACTCGCTCAACGACCTCATCAAGATCCTGAGCAGCAAGGAGCCTTCCTACATCAGGTGCATCAAGCCTAATGACTTCAAGGCTCCCA tgCAATTCGACGAGAAGCTGATATCTCACCAGGTGAAATACCTCGGGCTCATGGAGAACCTGCGCGTGCGCCGTGCCGGCTTCGCGTACAGGAGGACCTACGAGGCCTTCCTGGAGAG ATACAAGTGTTTGAGCGCCGAGACTTGGCCCAACTTCCGCGGTCCGGCGAGGGAAGGAGTCCAGAAACTGGTGGAAGCACTTAAATTCGAAAAAGAGGAATACAGGATGGGCAA CACCAAAATCTTCATCCGCTTCCCGAAGACCCTGTTCGAAACAGAAGACGCGTATCAGCTGAAGAAGAATGACATCGCGACCATCATCCAGAGCCGCTGGAGAGGCTACTGGCAGAGGAAGCAGTACCTCAAGATGCGCAATGCTGCCATCGTCATACAGAAGTGGGTGAGGAGGTTCCTCGCCCAGAAGCTTAGGGAGAGGAGGAAGAAGGCTGCTGAGGTTATCAGAGCGTTTATTAAAG GCTTCATCACCCGTAACGGTCCCGAGACACCCGAAAACCGTCGCTTCCTCGGCATTGCCAAGGTGCATTGGCTGAAGCGACTCGCCACCAGGCTGCCGACCAAGGTCCTGGACCTGTCCTGGCCGCCGTGCCCCGCCACGTGCCTGGCGGCGTCGCAGGCGCTACACCGGATGCACCGCGCCCACCTCGCCAGGAAGTACCGCCTGGCGCTCTCCGAGGAGGACAAGAAGCAGTTCCAGCTGAAGGTGTTGGCTGAGAAGATGTTTAAGG GCAAGAAGAACAGCTACCAGAGCAGCATCGCGGAGCGGTTCAGCGACGACCGCATGACTCCGGAGCACCGCATCCTCAGGAACACGTTCATGGCCTCGCCTTCCTGGCCCACCGGCGAGCAGCTCATG TACTCGTGCGAGGCTGTGAAGTACGACCGGCGCGGGTACAAGCCGCGCGACCGCTCGCTGCTGGCGTCGGACAAGGCGCTGTACGTGCTGGACGCCAGCGGACGCAAGACCTTCAAGCTCAAGCACCGCCTCCCGCTCGACAAGCTGCGCGTCGTCATCACCAACGAGTCCGACTCGCTGCTGCTCATCAAGATACCGCAGGACCTTAAGAAGGACAAG GGTGACCTCATTATCTCGGTGACGCATCTCATCGAGGCGCTGACCATCGTCACCGACTATACCAAGAAGCCAGAGATCATCGAAATCGTCGACACTAGAAC CATTGCCCACAACTTGGTGAACGGCAAGCAGGGCGGCACCATCGAGGTCACCAAGGGTCCTCAGCCAGCCATCCAACGTGCCAAGAGCGGCAACCTGCTTGTG GTTGCATCGCCATGA